One Halarcobacter ebronensis genomic window carries:
- the nspC gene encoding carboxynorspermidine decarboxylase — translation MKSNTVKSVEELPSPAFVCEVELLKKNLELLKRVQDETGVNILLALKGFALWSTFDICKDFLKGCCASGLHEALLAKEEFKKEVHTYSPAFKDEEIDEIIEISNHVVFNSFNQLNRYREKAKGKTSIGLRVNPEYSSVEVDLYNPCGAFSRLGITKENFQEDNLADVDGLHFHALCEQNVDALQGALKNFEERFGDLLAQMKWVNFGGGHHITRADYDVEGLISLLKDFKSRYPHLEVYMEPGEAVGWKTGYLVATVLDIIKNQMPIAILDTSAEAHMPDTLAMPYRAEIRNTNIPGVKLHTYRLGGNTCLAGDIIGDYSFDEPLKVGDKIILEDMIHYTMVKTTTFNGIKLPSIVLKLNEECYQIVKDFGYNDYKSRLS, via the coding sequence ATGAAGAGTAATACGGTAAAGAGTGTAGAAGAGCTTCCAAGTCCTGCTTTTGTTTGTGAAGTTGAACTTTTAAAAAAGAATTTAGAGCTTCTTAAAAGAGTTCAAGATGAGACAGGGGTAAATATTCTTTTAGCTTTAAAAGGTTTTGCACTTTGGTCAACTTTTGATATTTGTAAAGACTTTCTAAAAGGGTGTTGTGCAAGTGGTTTACATGAAGCTCTTTTAGCAAAAGAAGAGTTCAAAAAAGAGGTTCATACTTACTCTCCAGCTTTTAAAGATGAAGAGATAGATGAGATTATAGAGATTTCAAACCATGTGGTATTTAACTCTTTTAATCAACTAAATAGATATAGAGAAAAAGCAAAAGGTAAAACATCTATAGGACTTAGGGTAAATCCAGAGTACTCTTCTGTTGAAGTTGATCTTTATAACCCTTGTGGTGCTTTTTCAAGACTTGGAATTACAAAAGAGAATTTCCAAGAAGATAATCTTGCAGATGTTGATGGTCTTCATTTTCATGCACTTTGCGAACAAAATGTTGATGCACTTCAAGGGGCTTTAAAAAACTTTGAAGAGAGATTTGGAGATCTTTTAGCTCAAATGAAATGGGTGAACTTTGGTGGAGGACACCATATTACAAGGGCTGACTATGATGTTGAAGGTTTAATCTCTCTTTTAAAAGATTTTAAAAGTAGATATCCTCATTTAGAAGTATATATGGAGCCAGGTGAAGCAGTGGGCTGGAAAACAGGTTACTTAGTGGCTACTGTGTTAGATATTATTAAAAATCAAATGCCAATAGCCATCTTAGATACTTCAGCTGAAGCACATATGCCAGATACTTTAGCAATGCCTTATAGAGCAGAGATAAGAAATACTAATATTCCAGGTGTAAAACTACACACTTATAGATTAGGTGGGAATACTTGTCTTGCTGGTGATATTATCGGAGATTATTCATTTGATGAACCTTTAAAAGTAGGCGATAAAATTATTTTAGAAGATATGATACATTATACAATGGTAAAGACTACTACTTTTAATGGAATTAAGTTACCATCTATTGTATTAAAACTAAACGAAGAGTGTTACCAAATTGTAAAAGATTTTGGATATAATGACTACAAATCTAGACTTTCATAA
- the ppk2 gene encoding polyphosphate kinase 2, whose amino-acid sequence MGQDRAIIKSEFDDGEEIDTHEDEIHTPKNYARERKILQEKGKKVQIWVKKETLEYERELTLLQIELLKFQNHVKDQGLKVLMLFEGRDAAGKGGTIKRITEHLNPRGARVVALEKPSDVEKTQWYFQRYTEHLPSAGEIVLFDRSWYNRAGVEPVMGFCTSEEHHEFLREVPEFENMLVKSGIILLKYYFSVSKKEQARRFKKREIDPLKQYKLSPVDKESQTLWDKYTIAKFSMLMSSNTEPAPWIIIKSDNKKSARLNCIRHILSQVEYPNKEMGHEMKIDRTILCTGKEELANMEQKNKFEKA is encoded by the coding sequence ATGGGACAAGATAGAGCTATCATAAAGAGTGAATTTGACGATGGTGAAGAGATAGATACTCACGAAGATGAGATCCATACACCAAAAAACTATGCAAGAGAGAGAAAAATCCTTCAAGAGAAAGGTAAAAAAGTTCAAATTTGGGTAAAAAAAGAGACTCTTGAGTATGAAAGAGAGTTGACACTACTTCAAATTGAACTTTTGAAATTTCAAAACCATGTAAAGGACCAAGGTCTTAAGGTTTTGATGCTTTTTGAAGGAAGAGATGCAGCAGGTAAAGGTGGTACAATTAAAAGAATCACTGAACATCTAAATCCCAGAGGTGCAAGGGTAGTTGCTCTAGAAAAACCTAGTGATGTGGAAAAAACCCAGTGGTATTTTCAAAGATATACTGAGCATCTTCCAAGTGCGGGCGAGATAGTTTTGTTTGATAGAAGTTGGTACAATAGAGCAGGGGTTGAACCTGTTATGGGATTTTGTACCTCAGAAGAACACCATGAGTTTTTAAGAGAAGTTCCTGAGTTTGAAAACATGTTAGTCAAATCGGGAATAATTTTGCTTAAATACTATTTTTCTGTCTCAAAAAAAGAGCAAGCTAGAAGATTTAAAAAAAGAGAAATTGATCCATTAAAACAGTATAAATTATCTCCTGTTGATAAAGAATCACAAACACTATGGGATAAATATACTATTGCAAAGTTTTCGATGCTTATGTCATCAAATACTGAACCTGCACCTTGGATAATTATCAAAAGTGATAATAAAAAAAGTGCAAGATTGAACTGCATTAGACATATTCTTTCTCAAGTTGAGTACCCAAACAAAGAGATGGGACATGAGATGAAAATAGATAGAACTATTTTGTGTACGGGAAAAGAAGAATTAGCAAATATGGAACAAAAAAATAAATTTGAAAAGGCCTAA